A single window of Coffea eugenioides isolate CCC68of chromosome 7, Ceug_1.0, whole genome shotgun sequence DNA harbors:
- the LOC113777380 gene encoding uncharacterized protein LOC113777380 translates to MESFLEESSAVDNQAILKLFNNIPSLVTPQQNEQLIREVTKDEVKNALFNLDGHSATRCDGFGCRLYTYCWEVISDDVFQATREFMSGVPIPKGIASTMELVSSIDKGARGHNVILKLDIMKAFDRVAWDFLSRLLAQFGFHSWFISWIMNNLASAWFSILVNGKPCGFFQAKRGLKQGDPLSPFSFHIGVGDFELRIEEFDFIKEIATICNRPRVYPNFALSVCG, encoded by the exons ATGGAAAGCTTTTTGGAAG AATCTTCGGCGGTGGACAACCAAGcaattttgaaacttttcaaTAATATTCCGAGTTTGGTTACTCCGCAACAAAATGAGCAGCTTATAAGGGAGGTCACTAAAGACGAAGTTAAGAATGCATTATTTAACCTAGATGGGCACAGTGCAACTAGGTGTGATGGCTTTGGGTGTAGGTTATATACTTATTGTTGGGAGGTTATTTCAGATGATGTTTTTCAAGCTACTCGGGAATTCATGAGTGGGGTTCCAATACCAAAGGGTATTGCGAGTACTATG GAGCTGGTTAGTTCAATTGATAAGGGGGCTAGGGGGCATAATGTCATCCTCAAGCTGGATATCATGAAGGCATTTGATCGAGTTGCTTGGGATTTTTTGTCACGGTTGCTAGCTCAATTTGGTTTTCATTCTTGGTTTATCTCTTGGATAATGAATAACTTGGCCTCAGCTTGGTTTTCTATACTCGTCAATGGGAAACCATGTGGTTTTTTCCAAGCAAAGCGTGGTTTGAAACAAGGGGATCCACtgtctcctttttcttttcatattgGTGTTGGAGACTTTGAGCTGAGgattgaagaatttgatttcATTAAGGAAATTGCAACCATTTGCAATAGGCCGAGGGTGTATCCCAATTTTGCACTTAGCGTTTGCGGATAA